The Fluviicola sp. genome contains a region encoding:
- a CDS encoding HAMP domain-containing sensor histidine kinase — protein sequence MIKIRINLVITAVWIAMLALLLIQIFQTLQLYDRKSDDFKSKINTALERIAIRYEKVEDVRRYSNLMSKDVSGQYKDVLKEEFQNLFEVKESISIRDTVLTVKGKLENYLIVTGNSYDSISGLYSKQEVLARDVRQIHELFDGGGMSLFHKDSVRAAYHLDQRVMHKIVKKAKYINELMVETFRDNMYLDPEKRIDLKILDSIIRKELMADKLPDDFKFVVVEENNEPVKFDKQTVPNYDVKLDTVKTHVAMLFPNKILEDKLMLHVNFPNSKFFVLKSMGSLLIVSLILAVLIIITISYMFRTILTQKKLFEMKNDFISNMTHEFKTPISTISLACEAMHDPSMMGGQTENAAPFVKMIQEENKRLSVLVESILQSAVIDRGELKVKMEQVPVVEVIQSVAKTASFRIAGMDGELILQMPKQEVYIEADRMHFTNMVNNLVDNAIKYSKDKIHVTVKLEVFADRLELSVIDKGIGIKREHISKIFDKLYRVPTGNVHNVKGFGLGLSYVKALSDMFGWSVHVTSQVGEGSEFRVTIKR from the coding sequence ATGATTAAAATTCGGATCAATCTTGTAATTACTGCAGTGTGGATTGCCATGCTGGCACTTTTGCTGATCCAGATTTTTCAAACTCTTCAATTGTATGACCGGAAATCAGATGATTTTAAGAGTAAGATCAACACGGCCCTGGAGCGGATAGCCATCCGTTACGAGAAAGTAGAAGATGTCCGCAGGTACTCAAACCTGATGAGTAAAGACGTTTCCGGGCAATACAAAGATGTACTCAAGGAAGAATTCCAAAATTTATTTGAAGTAAAAGAATCCATTTCGATCCGCGATACGGTCCTGACGGTAAAGGGAAAACTTGAAAATTACCTGATCGTTACCGGGAATAGCTACGATTCGATCTCCGGATTGTATTCCAAGCAGGAAGTACTTGCCCGCGACGTGAGACAAATCCACGAATTGTTCGATGGCGGAGGCATGAGCTTATTCCACAAGGATTCCGTGCGCGCAGCTTATCACCTGGATCAGCGGGTAATGCACAAGATTGTCAAAAAAGCGAAATACATCAACGAATTGATGGTGGAAACCTTCAGAGACAACATGTACCTGGACCCGGAAAAACGCATCGATCTGAAGATCCTGGATTCTATAATCCGGAAAGAACTGATGGCGGATAAGCTGCCTGATGATTTCAAGTTCGTTGTGGTGGAAGAAAACAATGAGCCGGTGAAATTCGACAAGCAAACGGTTCCGAATTACGATGTGAAACTGGATACGGTTAAAACGCATGTCGCCATGTTGTTCCCGAACAAGATCCTGGAAGACAAATTGATGCTGCATGTGAATTTCCCGAACAGTAAGTTCTTCGTATTGAAATCCATGGGAAGTTTGCTGATTGTGAGTTTGATCCTTGCGGTACTCATTATCATTACGATTTCTTACATGTTCCGTACGATTTTGACCCAGAAGAAATTGTTCGAAATGAAAAATGATTTCATATCGAATATGACCCATGAGTTTAAAACACCGATTTCAACGATTTCACTGGCGTGCGAAGCAATGCACGATCCTTCGATGATGGGTGGACAAACGGAAAATGCAGCACCATTCGTTAAGATGATCCAGGAAGAGAACAAGCGTCTGAGTGTGCTCGTGGAGTCCATTTTACAAAGTGCGGTGATTGATCGCGGTGAATTGAAAGTGAAGATGGAACAGGTTCCGGTGGTAGAAGTTATCCAATCGGTGGCCAAAACTGCATCCTTCCGCATTGCCGGGATGGATGGAGAACTAATCCTTCAAATGCCGAAACAGGAAGTGTACATTGAAGCAGACCGCATGCACTTCACGAATATGGTGAACAATTTAGTTGATAATGCAATTAAATACAGCAAAGACAAAATTCACGTGACGGTAAAACTGGAAGTGTTTGCCGATCGTTTGGAATTGTCTGTGATTGATAAAGGAATTGGAATAAAACGTGAACATATCTCGAAAATATTTGATAAATTGTACCGTGTTCCGACCGGAAACGTTCATAATGTGAAGGGTTTCGGGTTGGGGCTGAGTTACGTGAAAGCACTTTCCGACATGTTCGGATGGAGCGTGCATGTGACGAGTCAGGTAGGAGAAGGTTCAGAATTTCGTGTAACAATAAAAAGATAA
- a CDS encoding DEAD/DEAH box helicase: protein MTFHDLNIKKPILTALDELEYTTPTTIQSAGFSVMMSGKDVIGLAQTGTGKTLAYLLPMLSLWKFSKEPHPQILIIVPTRELVVQVVREVEKLTPYMNVVVGGVYGGANINTQAAMVLQGLDVLVGTPGRIFDLTANGSLQLKNVKKVVIDEVDETLNLGFRPQLMRIFELLPEKRQNLLFSATLSEEVETFLDNYFDNPIRVEAARAGTPLEKIKQDAISVPNFTSKVNLLKYLLEENKDMTKVLVFVSSRVLAEKLFDELEPLLQIELGIIHSQKAQNFRFNTVNHFENGIYRVLIATDLIARGIDVTDVTHVINFDIPDNVENYIHRIGRTGRQDKEGHAISFVSEKDKVFFGQIEAFMNKQVAITEFPEEVELSELVLEFEKPQVAMKNTLVKTPAKDEAGPAFHEKKAKNKKVNVRYNHKKAMQEKYGKPKKRGSKKK, encoded by the coding sequence ATGACATTTCACGATCTGAATATCAAAAAACCGATATTAACGGCTTTAGACGAACTTGAATATACAACACCGACCACCATTCAGTCGGCTGGATTTTCAGTGATGATGTCCGGAAAGGATGTGATCGGATTGGCGCAAACGGGAACGGGAAAAACGCTGGCTTACCTGCTTCCGATGCTTTCTTTGTGGAAATTTTCCAAAGAACCGCACCCGCAGATACTGATCATTGTTCCGACCAGGGAATTGGTTGTTCAGGTGGTGCGGGAAGTTGAAAAACTGACGCCTTACATGAATGTGGTTGTAGGCGGAGTGTATGGTGGAGCGAATATCAATACCCAGGCAGCAATGGTGTTGCAGGGATTGGATGTTCTGGTGGGAACGCCCGGCCGTATTTTCGACCTCACAGCCAACGGGTCTTTACAACTGAAGAATGTCAAAAAAGTGGTGATCGATGAGGTGGATGAAACCCTGAACTTAGGTTTCAGGCCGCAGTTGATGCGCATTTTTGAGTTGCTTCCGGAAAAAAGACAAAACCTGTTGTTTTCGGCAACACTTTCGGAAGAGGTAGAAACATTCCTGGATAATTATTTCGATAACCCGATCCGGGTGGAGGCTGCCCGTGCGGGAACTCCGTTGGAGAAAATCAAACAGGACGCGATTTCAGTTCCGAATTTTACTTCCAAGGTAAACTTGTTGAAATACTTGCTGGAAGAAAATAAGGACATGACCAAAGTGCTTGTTTTCGTTTCTTCACGCGTTTTAGCCGAAAAATTATTTGACGAACTGGAACCTCTTCTCCAGATTGAACTGGGAATTATTCACTCACAAAAAGCACAGAATTTCCGTTTCAATACAGTCAATCACTTTGAGAACGGAATTTACCGGGTGTTGATCGCAACGGATCTGATTGCGCGTGGTATCGACGTGACGGATGTGACACACGTCATCAACTTTGATATTCCGGATAACGTGGAGAATTACATCCACAGGATCGGTAGAACTGGTCGCCAGGACAAAGAAGGTCATGCGATTAGTTTTGTTTCGGAAAAGGACAAGGTGTTTTTCGGGCAGATTGAAGCATTTATGAATAAGCAGGTAGCTATTACTGAATTCCCGGAGGAAGTGGAATTGTCAGAACTGGTACTGGAGTTTGAGAAGCCACAGGTGGCTATGAAGAATACCCTGGTGAAAACGCCTGCCAAAGATGAGGCCGGACCTGCATTCCACGAAAAGAAAGCCAAAAACAAAAAGGTGAATGTGCGCTACAATCACAAGAAAGCCATGCAGGAAAAGTATGGAAAGCCGAAGAAGCGCGGGAGCAAGAAGAAATAG
- a CDS encoding sigma-70 family RNA polymerase sigma factor — MDSLNSIEINDLVQKVKAGNQNAFGEVYDRYSGAINGVINRFITDEVIAQDVLQDTFIKVWKNIQMYDDTKGSFFTWMLNIARNTSIDALRKLKKEGKSEIQILETTVNSSTTVQQNVSAIGLRQLVERLPAEQQTMIEYLYFKGYTQQEVADELDLPLGTVKTRSRMAMMELRKWFTLLILWI; from the coding sequence TTGGATTCATTGAATAGCATAGAGATTAATGACTTGGTTCAAAAGGTAAAAGCGGGAAACCAGAACGCTTTCGGCGAAGTCTATGACCGCTATTCAGGTGCTATCAACGGCGTGATCAACCGGTTTATTACCGATGAAGTAATTGCTCAGGATGTACTTCAGGACACTTTTATCAAAGTCTGGAAAAACATTCAAATGTATGACGATACGAAAGGAAGTTTTTTCACCTGGATGCTCAACATTGCCCGCAATACATCTATTGACGCGTTACGAAAATTAAAAAAAGAAGGTAAGTCCGAAATCCAAATTCTGGAAACGACCGTAAATAGCTCAACAACAGTTCAACAGAATGTGAGTGCCATCGGTTTGAGACAATTGGTGGAACGCCTTCCTGCTGAACAGCAAACAATGATTGAGTACTTGTACTTCAAAGGCTATACACAACAAGAAGTAGCAGATGAGCTGGACCTTCCGCTCGGAACTGTGAAAACGCGTTCGCGTATGGCCATGATGGAGTTGAGGAAATGGTTTACATTATTGATATTGTGGATATAA
- a CDS encoding OmpA family protein, with product MRKNNRKIRRLAGLFSWGIKTGLLLNLLVLSNQYASAQEVFSIYYPSGDYKLLEDNKQEINKYIFSHNLKKIDSLQVIGYADSTGKKRLNMRLSHKRADKVKEYLVKILPAKTPVSSFARGEENALRNPNDNHRRVEIHLFYAGKLVEDSTELYEYFGNTKTCFVLSDSVMKNCNIIRFNDGRSNMVILEMEPHLFSRNQVYYTLTKGSQYAKIIKWKLEMSGEGWWRHERYRARIKEADFESYGVLTKKKVHADYNECIVCDKDMNAPLKLKSELLPEVYIMQHLQLRKKMLEGEYLLIVPQDYVSPSRSYYFDKNYDRPIEWHTKFGIRNRPYYFASVPAEYLKNKDWNVYSNRSTCIPSGDSLKINYPLDTLGPHQCLPESRGGLNALEYGLEATYWNYDFRAAAISGYAQYTGTRFEYSLNLGVDLKARFQAMLETDYLIFSFDPYKQTFIGNANRSLIHDFHPTLAAYAGTNLTFISDRPNAGLIHALYIGAAYNNNPFSLSFDRFYTNLGVCTNYLNSGGLNFSLYLQVGVKFKM from the coding sequence ATGCGGAAAAATAATCGGAAGATCCGTCGTTTGGCGGGTCTTTTTTCTTGGGGTATAAAAACCGGCCTGTTACTGAACCTGTTGGTGCTCAGTAATCAATACGCGTCTGCCCAGGAAGTCTTTTCCATTTATTATCCAAGCGGTGATTACAAATTGCTGGAAGACAACAAACAGGAGATCAACAAATACATTTTTTCCCACAACCTGAAGAAAATAGATAGTTTGCAGGTCATTGGCTATGCAGATTCTACCGGGAAGAAACGACTGAATATGCGCCTTTCTCACAAACGGGCGGATAAAGTCAAAGAATATTTGGTTAAGATCCTTCCTGCAAAAACTCCGGTTTCCAGCTTTGCCCGCGGAGAAGAAAATGCACTTCGCAATCCCAATGATAATCACAGGAGGGTCGAAATCCATTTGTTTTATGCCGGAAAACTGGTGGAAGATTCTACCGAATTGTACGAATACTTCGGAAATACGAAAACCTGCTTTGTGCTTTCTGATTCGGTGATGAAGAATTGCAACATTATCCGCTTCAATGACGGCAGGAGCAATATGGTAATCCTGGAAATGGAACCACATTTATTCTCCAGGAACCAGGTTTATTACACACTCACGAAAGGTTCCCAATATGCGAAAATCATTAAGTGGAAGCTGGAAATGAGCGGAGAAGGCTGGTGGCGCCACGAGCGTTACAGGGCGCGAATTAAGGAAGCCGACTTTGAATCTTACGGGGTCTTGACAAAGAAAAAAGTCCATGCCGACTATAACGAATGCATTGTCTGTGACAAAGATATGAATGCCCCGCTGAAATTGAAATCGGAGCTTTTGCCGGAAGTCTACATCATGCAGCATTTACAGTTGCGAAAGAAAATGCTAGAGGGAGAATACCTGCTGATCGTTCCGCAGGATTATGTTTCGCCTTCCAGGTCCTATTATTTCGATAAAAATTACGACCGGCCGATCGAATGGCATACCAAATTCGGGATACGCAACAGGCCCTATTATTTTGCAAGCGTTCCGGCTGAATATTTGAAAAACAAAGATTGGAACGTTTATTCCAATCGCTCAACCTGCATTCCGTCGGGAGATTCGTTGAAAATCAATTATCCGCTGGATACCCTGGGCCCGCATCAATGTTTACCGGAATCAAGAGGCGGATTGAATGCGCTCGAATACGGACTCGAAGCAACTTACTGGAATTACGATTTCCGTGCGGCGGCCATTTCCGGGTATGCGCAATATACGGGCACGCGTTTCGAGTACAGCCTAAACCTTGGAGTGGATCTGAAAGCACGGTTCCAGGCAATGCTCGAAACAGATTACCTGATCTTTTCCTTCGACCCTTACAAGCAGACGTTTATCGGGAATGCAAACCGCTCATTGATCCATGATTTTCACCCCACATTGGCGGCTTACGCGGGAACCAATCTCACATTCATCAGTGATCGTCCGAACGCCGGACTGATCCACGCTTTGTACATCGGCGCGGCTTACAATAACAATCCCTTTTCGCTGTCATTCGACCGGTTTTACACCAACCTCGGGGTCTGCACCAATTACCTGAATTCCGGAGGACTGAATTTCTCCCTGTATTTGCAGGTTGGCGTGAAATTTAAAATGTAA
- a CDS encoding aldehyde dehydrogenase: MIRLQNFINGELLAPVKGQYIDNYEPATGKVYGEIPNSTEEDVELAVQAAEKAFPIWSNMTNEERGAIMMRISLGIEKRMDEFVAAESRDNGKPLSLAAHVDIPRAVSNFHFFATAVEHFASESHYMEGMGINYTTRKPIGVVGCISPWNLPLYLFSWKIAPALASGNCVIAKPSEITPYTAYLLSEVVKESGMPAGVLNIIHGLGQHAGDAIVKHPKIKAISFTGGTKTGEYIARTAGPMFKKLSLELGGKNPNIIFADCDFDEMIKTTVRSSFANQGQICLCGSRIFIERTIYEKFKTAFVERVNQLTVSNPSDPNAKMGAVVSKPHMEKVLSYIELAKEEGGTILTGGKRVILDAPYNEGYYIAPTVIEGLSYDCRTNQEEIFGPVVTITPFDTEEEVLMMANSTVYGLSATIWTSDLKRAHRTADKVQAGIVWINSWLVRDLRTPFGGVKASGVGREGGWEALRFFTEAKNVFIPY, translated from the coding sequence ATGATTCGTCTTCAAAACTTTATCAACGGAGAATTACTTGCACCGGTTAAGGGGCAATACATCGATAATTACGAACCGGCAACCGGTAAAGTTTATGGAGAAATTCCGAATTCTACGGAAGAAGATGTAGAACTGGCGGTTCAGGCTGCTGAAAAAGCATTCCCGATCTGGTCGAATATGACCAATGAAGAGCGCGGTGCCATCATGATGCGTATCAGTTTGGGTATTGAAAAGCGCATGGATGAATTTGTGGCTGCAGAATCCCGCGATAACGGAAAACCGCTTTCATTGGCGGCGCATGTGGATATTCCGCGCGCGGTTTCCAATTTCCATTTTTTCGCCACGGCAGTGGAGCACTTTGCTTCCGAATCGCATTACATGGAAGGAATGGGAATCAACTATACAACCCGCAAGCCGATCGGAGTAGTCGGATGTATTTCACCGTGGAACCTTCCCCTGTATTTGTTTTCCTGGAAAATTGCCCCGGCTTTGGCTTCAGGTAACTGCGTGATTGCAAAACCTTCTGAAATTACACCATATACTGCATACTTGTTGAGTGAAGTAGTAAAAGAAAGCGGTATGCCAGCAGGTGTTCTGAATATTATTCACGGATTGGGCCAACATGCCGGAGATGCGATTGTGAAACACCCGAAAATCAAAGCCATTTCATTTACCGGCGGGACGAAAACAGGTGAATACATTGCGCGTACTGCCGGACCGATGTTCAAGAAGTTGTCTCTGGAATTGGGCGGAAAGAACCCGAATATCATTTTCGCGGATTGTGATTTTGATGAAATGATCAAAACCACGGTTCGTTCTTCCTTTGCCAACCAGGGACAAATCTGTTTGTGCGGATCACGTATTTTCATTGAACGAACCATTTACGAAAAATTCAAAACGGCTTTTGTAGAACGTGTCAACCAATTGACGGTTTCCAATCCTTCCGATCCGAATGCGAAAATGGGCGCTGTTGTTTCCAAACCACACATGGAAAAAGTGCTTTCTTACATCGAATTGGCCAAAGAAGAAGGAGGAACAATCCTGACAGGAGGAAAACGCGTGATCCTGGATGCTCCTTACAACGAAGGGTATTACATCGCTCCGACCGTGATCGAAGGTCTTTCATATGACTGCAGAACGAACCAGGAAGAAATTTTCGGGCCGGTGGTGACAATTACTCCTTTCGATACCGAAGAAGAAGTGTTAATGATGGCGAATAGCACCGTTTACGGACTTAGTGCCACTATTTGGACATCCGACCTGAAAAGAGCGCACAGAACCGCAGATAAAGTACAGGCTGGGATCGTTTGGATCAACTCCTGGCTGGTTCGCGACTTGAGAACACCATTTGGTGGAGTAAAAGCTTCCGGAGTAGGAAGAGAAGGCGGTTGGGAAGCACTGCGTTTCTTTACCGAAGCGAAGAATGTGTTTATTCCTTATTAA
- a CDS encoding anti-sigma factor, with protein MVYIIDIVDINEYIASGILESVTLGLASPQEVQEVACLSKIYPEIQAEFIRVQKRCEEMMLENAQAPDPSVRASLLKAIAETPQEKAPEKKTEAKIVALNTAPEIIGVSPMWKMMAAASVILVIGIGALWFLSNREVKRMDNIIASMEKDQLKNDQILQAMTIEKDHLQTVQEVLAAESVRTVKMTGTAMEPEATVKVMWNTDMKKAVMHAEKITPPPANMQYQLWVIADGKPVSVGLFNYDEVEQMTEPFDVNAQNITAFAITLEKMGGSPTPTMEKMVVMGPING; from the coding sequence ATGGTTTACATTATTGATATTGTGGATATAAACGAATACATAGCGTCAGGAATTTTGGAGTCGGTAACGCTCGGTCTTGCTTCCCCACAGGAAGTTCAGGAAGTGGCATGCCTGTCTAAAATCTACCCTGAAATTCAGGCCGAGTTTATCCGCGTTCAGAAACGCTGCGAGGAAATGATGCTTGAAAATGCTCAGGCACCGGATCCTTCTGTTCGTGCATCTCTGTTAAAAGCCATTGCAGAAACGCCACAGGAAAAAGCCCCTGAGAAAAAGACCGAAGCAAAAATTGTCGCTTTGAATACTGCTCCTGAAATCATAGGAGTAAGCCCGATGTGGAAAATGATGGCAGCCGCATCTGTGATCCTGGTAATCGGGATCGGTGCACTTTGGTTCTTATCCAACCGCGAAGTAAAACGCATGGATAACATCATCGCTTCCATGGAAAAAGACCAGTTGAAAAATGATCAGATCCTTCAGGCAATGACTATTGAGAAGGACCATTTACAAACGGTTCAGGAAGTATTGGCTGCAGAAAGCGTGCGTACGGTTAAAATGACCGGAACGGCTATGGAACCGGAAGCGACGGTAAAAGTCATGTGGAACACAGACATGAAGAAGGCAGTAATGCACGCAGAAAAGATTACTCCGCCACCGGCAAACATGCAATACCAGTTGTGGGTAATCGCTGACGGAAAACCGGTTTCAGTGGGTCTTTTCAACTACGATGAAGTGGAACAAATGACCGAACCTTTCGATGTAAACGCTCAAAACATTACGGCTTTTGCCATAACCCTAGAAAAAATGGGCGGAAGCCCGACACCAACTATGGAAAAAATGGTGGTGATGGGCCCAATCAACGGTTAA
- a CDS encoding LD-carboxypeptidase, translating into MICPPKLVPGDTIALVSPAKAIEATYIDFAKAYFEEQGFNVLVGSRAASEYRYFSGTDMERAADLQWAIDHPDVKAIVCNRGGYGAIRLFDTVNWANLLREPKWLLGFSDITNFHCLGLKLGIETAHTSMPLNFRENTPESLESLVNVLQGKPNEYNWQPNASNKAGIATGNVVGGNLSILYSLLGTPYSPDYAHTILFIEDIGEQVYHLDRMLWAFRYAGVFDRIAGLIVGGMTDMKDTATPTAWNVEELILEHTKYRSFPIAFDAPVGHINDNRAFICGREATFEVTENHISFVQ; encoded by the coding sequence ATGATTTGTCCTCCAAAATTGGTTCCCGGCGATACAATTGCATTGGTTTCTCCCGCAAAAGCTATTGAAGCAACATACATTGACTTCGCAAAAGCGTATTTTGAAGAGCAAGGCTTCAACGTACTTGTAGGTTCGCGTGCAGCCAGTGAATACCGTTATTTTTCCGGGACGGATATGGAACGCGCTGCCGACTTGCAGTGGGCAATTGATCACCCGGACGTTAAAGCAATTGTTTGCAACCGGGGCGGTTACGGTGCAATCCGTTTGTTTGATACGGTAAACTGGGCAAACCTGCTTCGCGAACCGAAGTGGTTGCTTGGATTTTCGGACATTACCAATTTCCATTGCCTCGGACTGAAACTGGGAATTGAAACGGCTCATACCAGCATGCCGCTAAATTTCCGGGAAAACACTCCCGAATCGCTGGAATCTTTGGTGAATGTCCTTCAGGGAAAACCAAACGAATACAACTGGCAACCAAATGCATCGAATAAGGCGGGAATTGCAACCGGAAATGTAGTCGGTGGAAACCTGTCAATCCTCTATTCGCTGCTGGGAACACCCTATTCCCCGGATTATGCCCACACCATTTTGTTTATTGAAGACATCGGTGAACAGGTTTATCATTTGGACCGCATGCTTTGGGCTTTCAGGTATGCAGGTGTATTTGACCGCATTGCAGGATTGATCGTTGGAGGAATGACCGACATGAAGGACACAGCAACTCCAACGGCATGGAATGTGGAAGAACTGATCCTCGAACACACCAAATACCGTTCGTTTCCAATTGCATTCGATGCACCCGTGGGCCATATAAACGACAACCGGGCTTTTATTTGCGGACGGGAAGCCACATTTGAAGTTACGGAAAACCACATTTCTTTCGTCCAATAG
- a CDS encoding response regulator transcription factor encodes MAKQKSILLAEDDDNLGQLLQTFLKAKGYQVELARNGKHAYEKYTDGHFDFCIFDVMMPEMDGFTLAKEVRLIDPKIPILFLTAKAMKEDKLEGFESGADDYMTKPFTMEELLARIEAILRRTGGSDNDESEIQQIGNIQYEPVSRILHLKEENKKLTTKEGQLLHLLCKNRNEVLDRQAALRAIWGDDNYFNGRSMDVYIAKLRKLLKEDERIEILNIHGKGFKLIVHE; translated from the coding sequence ATGGCTAAGCAAAAATCAATTTTATTAGCAGAAGATGATGACAATTTAGGTCAATTATTACAAACGTTTCTTAAAGCCAAAGGTTATCAGGTAGAGCTTGCCCGCAATGGAAAGCACGCGTATGAAAAATACACAGACGGACATTTCGATTTCTGTATTTTTGATGTAATGATGCCTGAAATGGATGGTTTTACGCTTGCAAAAGAAGTCCGTTTGATTGATCCTAAAATCCCGATTTTATTCCTGACAGCGAAAGCAATGAAGGAAGATAAACTGGAAGGTTTCGAAAGTGGTGCGGATGATTACATGACCAAACCGTTTACCATGGAAGAGTTGCTGGCGCGTATCGAAGCAATTTTGAGACGTACGGGCGGTTCCGATAACGACGAAAGCGAAATTCAGCAAATCGGGAATATCCAGTATGAACCGGTTTCACGAATCCTTCATTTGAAAGAGGAAAATAAAAAGCTGACAACGAAGGAAGGGCAGTTGCTTCACCTGTTGTGCAAAAACCGCAATGAAGTTTTGGACAGACAAGCTGCTTTGCGTGCAATCTGGGGAGATGACAACTATTTCAACGGCCGCTCCATGGATGTATACATTGCCAAATTGCGCAAATTGCTGAAAGAAGATGAGCGCATCGAAATCCTGAATATCCACGGAAAAGGATTCAAACTGATTGTTCACGAATAG